Proteins encoded in a region of the Haloarcula sp. CBA1129 genome:
- a CDS encoding transcriptional regulator has translation MDVEEYSWVKASEYRENILLAVEEKPRTPKELSEMNDYYLSHVSNVLSDLNSHGLAECITPKKKKGRLWAATGAGEAIVEDLKR, from the coding sequence ATGGATGTCGAGGAATATTCGTGGGTGAAGGCGAGTGAGTATCGCGAGAACATCCTGCTCGCGGTCGAGGAGAAGCCAAGGACGCCGAAAGAACTCTCCGAGATGAACGATTACTATCTCAGCCACGTCAGTAACGTCTTATCGGATCTTAACAGTCATGGGCTTGCCGAGTGTATAACACCGAAAAAAAAGAAGGGACGGCTGTGGGCAGCGACCGGGGCGGGCGAAGCGATCGTCGAAGATCTGAAGCGCTAG
- a CDS encoding DNA cytosine methyltransferase — MSEERLTAIDLFCGAGGLSQGLHDAGFETLWGIDHEENTKPTYEENHDCEMTVGDIREEEPPDLGLGEGELDLVAGGPPCPTFSLVGRSKINSLDGRDNQSDDRHLLYEEFLRFVDHYQPKAFLMENVEGMLSAENEDGKPVVDTIKEQIRGERQVADMDLDLNYSVRVQLLDAANFGVPQHRKRLFFIGNRIGAENPDMEQWETHREPKAEEEKKITYREDPSKRSDEDQQTLNGFVDDRDEEEFPTFRKNRQKKEPWNTVADGILDLPPVSPSGDTPPTKAEEHELGPVSEFQYWARDLDEEEDWEEQPLLNHECRGHNMRDLTLYKLLGEGTSYIIGDIPEEHQPYRTDIFPDKLKKQNPKEPATTIVAHLYKDGHMFIHPNEARSITVREAARLQSFKDTFEFPVSRTHAFKQVGNAVPPLLAQALGTAIRWEILNQPVQEQEPQKAD; from the coding sequence ATGAGTGAAGAACGTCTCACAGCCATCGACCTGTTCTGTGGTGCAGGCGGGCTCTCGCAGGGACTTCACGACGCCGGGTTCGAGACTCTCTGGGGGATTGATCACGAGGAGAACACAAAACCGACCTACGAGGAAAACCACGACTGCGAGATGACGGTCGGTGATATCCGGGAAGAAGAGCCCCCTGATCTTGGACTCGGAGAGGGTGAACTGGATCTGGTTGCTGGCGGCCCGCCCTGTCCGACCTTCTCTCTCGTCGGCCGGAGCAAGATTAACTCGCTTGATGGCAGAGACAATCAGAGTGATGACCGGCATCTGCTCTACGAGGAATTTCTTCGATTCGTCGACCACTATCAACCAAAAGCGTTTCTCATGGAGAACGTCGAGGGGATGCTGTCTGCGGAAAACGAGGATGGCAAACCGGTCGTCGATACAATAAAGGAACAGATACGTGGTGAGCGGCAGGTTGCCGACATGGACCTTGACCTGAATTACAGCGTCAGAGTTCAGCTACTCGATGCGGCTAATTTTGGGGTGCCCCAGCACAGAAAACGTCTGTTCTTCATCGGGAATCGGATCGGTGCGGAGAACCCGGATATGGAACAGTGGGAAACCCACCGGGAGCCGAAGGCCGAGGAAGAGAAGAAAATCACCTACAGAGAGGATCCGTCGAAGCGGTCTGACGAGGACCAGCAGACACTCAACGGATTCGTTGACGACCGGGATGAGGAAGAGTTCCCGACGTTCCGGAAGAACAGACAAAAGAAGGAACCTTGGAATACAGTGGCCGACGGAATTCTCGACCTCCCGCCTGTTTCTCCCAGTGGCGATACGCCACCGACGAAGGCGGAAGAGCACGAACTCGGTCCTGTATCAGAGTTTCAGTACTGGGCTCGCGACCTTGACGAGGAAGAAGACTGGGAAGAGCAACCGCTGCTGAATCACGAATGCCGGGGACACAATATGCGTGATCTCACCCTCTACAAACTTCTTGGTGAGGGGACCTCGTACATCATCGGAGATATTCCTGAAGAGCACCAGCCGTATCGAACCGATATCTTCCCGGACAAGCTGAAGAAACAGAATCCGAAAGAGCCGGCGACAACTATCGTGGCACATCTGTACAAGGACGGTCATATGTTTATTCATCCGAATGAGGCACGGTCGATTACTGTCCGGGAAGCGGCCCGTCTCCAGTCGTTCAAAGATACCTTCGAGTTCCCTGTTTCGCGGACACACGCGTTTAAACAGGTCGGGAACGCAGTGCCGCCACTGCTGGCACAGGCGCTGGGTACGGCTATTCGGTGGGAGATATTGAATCAGCCTGTGCAGGAACAGGAACCTCAAAAAGCTGACTGA
- a CDS encoding antitoxin VapB family protein has product MSHQVRLEDDVYERIKANKRDDESFSDAVERLIGGRSLRDLRGVFDDGQVAEMRDAIEQAEQEDRDEARDVAERFE; this is encoded by the coding sequence ATGTCACATCAAGTCCGTCTCGAAGACGATGTATATGAACGAATCAAGGCGAACAAGCGCGATGATGAGTCGTTCAGCGATGCCGTGGAGCGGCTGATCGGCGGACGCTCACTCAGAGATCTCCGTGGTGTGTTCGATGATGGCCAAGTGGCTGAGATGCGGGACGCCATTGAGCAGGCTGAGCAGGAAGACCGCGACGAGGCTCGTGATGTCGCGGAGCGATTTGAATGA
- a CDS encoding PIN domain-containing protein: protein MIVDTSFILDIIDGVEAAVEKERELEAANVPLVIPSMTVLELYIGVGKVANTPEERQTVEAVLDSYPVVDMTPSISRRAGRLLGQRMAETNDGEGPSIGKGDAAIAATALERDEPVLAGDHHFDTIPGVTHESYR from the coding sequence ATGATTGTCGATACGAGCTTTATTCTGGATATCATCGACGGCGTAGAAGCAGCAGTCGAGAAGGAGCGGGAGCTCGAAGCAGCGAATGTTCCATTGGTGATTCCTTCGATGACTGTCTTGGAACTCTACATCGGGGTCGGAAAGGTCGCGAATACCCCGGAAGAACGCCAGACGGTAGAAGCTGTGCTTGACTCATACCCGGTGGTGGACATGACCCCAAGTATCTCCCGCCGCGCTGGTCGGCTACTTGGGCAACGGATGGCTGAGACAAACGACGGTGAGGGGCCTAGTATTGGCAAAGGGGATGCAGCAATCGCTGCAACCGCCTTGGAACGGGATGAGCCTGTTCTTGCAGGTGACCACCACTTTGATACCATTCCCGGTGTCACGCACGAAAGCTATCGGTAA
- a CDS encoding transcriptional regulator, with translation MTTLHITVGSREQLREDALQFVQEAGERSEHDETAVIQFGSYDDLVDSLTPIRLELIQAIAEDSPQSMREAARLVDRDVSDVHSDLKHLEVLGILELEEGGPGGAMQPVVPFDRIEMHIDYPLVDDIDTTPASA, from the coding sequence ATGACCACACTCCACATCACCGTCGGCAGCCGAGAACAGCTCCGTGAGGACGCACTGCAATTCGTTCAGGAGGCGGGCGAACGCAGCGAGCACGATGAGACGGCAGTCATTCAGTTCGGGAGTTACGACGACCTCGTCGACAGTCTCACACCCATTCGCCTAGAGCTGATCCAAGCCATCGCCGAGGACAGCCCCCAGAGCATGCGCGAAGCCGCTCGTCTCGTCGATCGCGATGTCTCCGATGTCCACTCGGATCTCAAACATCTGGAAGTCCTCGGAATACTCGAACTCGAAGAGGGCGGCCCCGGTGGTGCGATGCAGCCGGTCGTTCCATTCGACCGAATTGAGATGCACATCGATTACCCGCTCGTCGACGACATCGATACCACACCGGCAAGTGCGTGA
- a CDS encoding DUF6516 family protein, translating to MPTEQTFQYTHVEAGLVENVVVRRTDDTEVYPSGWKYTLHLGTLEDLTLVRYDNAHEDTKGHEHHTAAGDVDDVEFPGMEERLIEFWASADEYWDAVNGSPDRPY from the coding sequence ATGCCCACAGAGCAAACCTTCCAGTATACCCATGTCGAAGCCGGGCTTGTCGAGAACGTCGTCGTCCGGCGGACTGACGATACTGAGGTGTATCCCTCGGGCTGGAAGTACACGCTCCATCTGGGCACACTGGAAGACCTGACGCTCGTCCGGTACGATAACGCACACGAAGACACCAAAGGGCACGAACATCATACCGCAGCCGGCGATGTCGATGACGTTGAGTTCCCCGGCATGGAAGAACGTCTCATCGAATTCTGGGCGAGTGCGGACGAATACTGGGATGCCGTCAACGGCAGCCCCGACCGGCCCTACTGA
- a CDS encoding site-specific integrase, whose protein sequence is MRIEATDGNEHKVWLTDSEIEDLRRATNSQRDDLIIQLGAFVGLRAFEIPQVRPVDVKQTDSGQYRLRVQAGKDTSGNGGKPRDAFLPADVERDLQRYQNEHNIAPKDPFIDLTQPGVRAVVRRTAARAAEATGDVDFEKVSTHDLRRRFAQRLLVDEQMNPRVVMAVGGWDSFAAIEPYLNAPSADVIDDAFADIGF, encoded by the coding sequence ATTCGCATCGAAGCGACCGACGGAAACGAACACAAAGTGTGGCTCACCGACAGTGAGATCGAGGACCTCCGGCGGGCGACGAACAGCCAGCGTGACGACCTTATCATCCAGCTCGGTGCGTTCGTCGGCCTCCGTGCATTCGAGATTCCACAGGTTCGGCCCGTCGACGTCAAGCAGACTGACAGCGGACAGTACCGACTCCGCGTCCAAGCCGGGAAGGATACCAGCGGCAACGGTGGGAAGCCTCGCGATGCCTTCCTCCCCGCCGACGTCGAGCGTGATCTCCAACGCTACCAGAACGAGCACAACATCGCACCGAAAGACCCCTTCATCGATTTAACGCAACCGGGGGTCCGGGCTGTGGTTCGACGGACAGCTGCCCGCGCGGCTGAGGCGACTGGTGATGTGGACTTCGAGAAGGTCAGCACCCATGATCTCCGCCGCCGCTTCGCACAGCGGCTCCTCGTCGACGAACAGATGAATCCCCGTGTGGTGATGGCCGTCGGTGGCTGGGACTCATTCGCCGCGATAGAACCCTACCTCAACGCGCCGAGTGCCGACGTAATCGACGACGCGTTTGCCGACATCGGCTTCTGA
- a CDS encoding DUF1289 domain-containing protein → MVTSPCRNVCAVDDDICIGCGRTVQEIASWQSLTESDRTQIIEEIKQGERTYPTPE, encoded by the coding sequence ATGGTTACGAGTCCATGCCGGAACGTGTGTGCTGTCGACGATGATATCTGTATAGGCTGTGGACGGACAGTACAAGAAATTGCCTCGTGGCAGTCACTAACTGAGTCTGACAGAACACAAATTATCGAGGAAATTAAACAGGGTGAACGAACATATCCCACCCCAGAGTGA
- a CDS encoding Cdc6/Cdc18 family protein produces the protein MTQGFGDRDTIYEDIDVLEADVGKYKPTDLPEREEELDKIHMALRPVTMDGSPRDILVYGPTGQGKTAGVKLKSEQLQEWANQEGVQLEVIHLPCKGADRSYHVLTRLVKELREVRKGQGVDEPSGYQRKRLFEMVLDELETIGGTVIIILDEIDAIGEDDYILYELSRANPDDVKIGIIGITNDLQFRNNLDADVRSSLGQREITFNPYNADHLQNILARRTAQALRDTHFEDGYEDFAHLKSDVLEEGTIPLTASLAAQETGDARQAIELLSYACDLADDEGVGMVGERHVRAAKEEIEREALIDTIGAETTQRKIALLTVVSAELNDGTGETTALHQLYSNLCEYIDANELKQHTFREKLNDLVHSNVLSKDRHGRGRGQGMSNMYTLAGDVNPDSVLDALEDDSRVGHIVEIIGP, from the coding sequence ATGACACAGGGATTCGGGGATAGGGACACAATATACGAAGATATTGATGTCCTTGAGGCTGATGTCGGGAAATACAAACCGACTGATCTTCCCGAACGGGAGGAAGAACTTGACAAGATCCATATGGCGCTACGGCCTGTAACTATGGATGGCTCTCCTCGCGATATTCTCGTTTATGGTCCGACTGGTCAAGGAAAAACTGCGGGTGTCAAACTAAAATCTGAGCAGCTTCAAGAGTGGGCTAATCAAGAAGGGGTGCAACTGGAAGTCATCCATCTCCCCTGTAAGGGAGCTGATCGTTCATACCATGTCCTAACCAGACTTGTCAAAGAACTTCGCGAAGTACGCAAGGGCCAGGGTGTTGACGAACCCAGTGGATACCAGCGGAAACGGCTGTTTGAGATGGTTCTCGACGAACTTGAGACTATTGGCGGGACTGTCATCATCATTCTTGATGAGATTGATGCCATTGGGGAAGATGACTATATTCTCTACGAACTCTCTCGAGCTAACCCCGACGACGTCAAAATCGGAATCATCGGTATTACGAACGACCTACAGTTCAGGAATAATCTCGACGCTGATGTCCGTTCATCGCTTGGACAGCGTGAAATCACCTTCAATCCCTACAACGCTGATCATCTTCAAAATATTCTTGCTCGTCGTACTGCTCAGGCGCTCCGGGACACACACTTTGAAGACGGGTATGAGGATTTTGCCCATCTGAAAAGCGATGTACTTGAGGAGGGTACGATACCTCTGACTGCATCACTCGCCGCACAAGAAACAGGCGACGCTAGACAGGCCATCGAATTGCTGTCCTACGCCTGCGATCTCGCTGATGACGAAGGTGTCGGAATGGTTGGCGAACGCCATGTTCGTGCGGCGAAAGAGGAGATTGAGAGAGAAGCCCTCATCGATACGATTGGTGCTGAAACTACGCAGCGGAAAATCGCACTCCTCACCGTTGTTTCTGCCGAACTGAATGATGGGACGGGCGAAACGACGGCACTCCACCAACTGTACTCCAATCTTTGTGAGTACATTGATGCCAATGAACTCAAACAGCATACATTTAGAGAAAAGCTGAATGATCTTGTCCATTCGAATGTCTTGTCGAAAGACCGTCATGGACGCGGACGGGGACAAGGTATGTCGAATATGTACACACTCGCTGGAGATGTCAACCCCGATTCGGTCTTAGATGCCTTGGAAGATGATTCGCGTGTTGGACATATTGTGGAAATCATTGGCCCCTGA
- a CDS encoding DUF955 domain-containing protein has protein sequence MSTIQSDTPEQSSQQSTCTFDDSESRDDEMRERLDAWVRDLSDLTNEAQASEQFQEWLDVQSKFHDYSARNTLLIKLQCPGATRVAGYQTWKDEFDRYVQSGESAIWIWAPIITKKCPECGNSPSYHQNTQCEYDETKPEEWQRGLVGFRPTSVFDVSQTEGEPLPELETAAHGDSDGLVGDLLDATDEIGVDARIVAPEEWEHGSARGVCQRRSVVTTNPMVEAVDRDNRAALASTLIHEFTHAELHFDVDDETERSKREVEAEAVAYVVSRHFGLDPENSAFYLAAWDGDAPETLQDRLNRISSTAADLIDAVEGDS, from the coding sequence ATGTCAACGATACAGTCAGACACTCCAGAGCAGTCCAGCCAGCAGAGCACCTGTACATTCGACGACTCGGAATCTCGCGACGACGAGATGCGAGAGCGCCTTGATGCATGGGTGAGAGACCTCTCCGATCTTACGAACGAAGCACAGGCCAGCGAGCAGTTCCAAGAATGGCTTGACGTACAGTCGAAGTTCCATGACTATAGCGCTCGGAATACCCTCCTCATCAAACTCCAGTGTCCCGGGGCAACACGGGTTGCTGGCTACCAGACCTGGAAAGACGAGTTCGACCGGTACGTCCAGAGCGGCGAGAGCGCAATCTGGATTTGGGCTCCGATCATCACGAAGAAGTGTCCTGAATGCGGGAACTCGCCCTCGTATCACCAGAATACGCAGTGTGAGTACGACGAGACAAAGCCCGAGGAGTGGCAGCGGGGGCTGGTCGGATTCCGCCCAACATCGGTGTTCGATGTCTCCCAGACCGAGGGCGAGCCACTTCCCGAACTAGAGACAGCAGCTCACGGCGATTCGGATGGACTTGTCGGAGACCTGCTAGATGCCACCGACGAGATTGGCGTCGACGCACGAATCGTCGCCCCAGAGGAGTGGGAGCATGGGTCTGCACGGGGTGTCTGCCAGCGCCGAAGCGTTGTGACAACGAACCCGATGGTGGAAGCGGTTGACCGGGATAATCGGGCCGCCCTTGCGAGTACACTTATCCACGAGTTTACCCATGCAGAGCTTCACTTCGACGTCGACGATGAGACGGAGCGCTCGAAGCGAGAGGTCGAAGCCGAGGCGGTCGCCTACGTCGTGAGTCGCCATTTCGGGCTGGATCCGGAGAACTCGGCGTTCTACCTTGCAGCGTGGGACGGCGATGCTCCCGAGACGTTGCAGGACCGGCTGAACCGTATTTCATCGACTGCGGCGGATCTGATCGACGCCGTCGAAGGTGACAGCTAA
- a CDS encoding transposase has protein sequence MSPATLQDDPSVESFFNVVETETLALFEHLSFEFLEGFDVFAPAKTGRTRDHEPPELMRGFLHCYYKDIYGIRPVERELRNTVVWLSCGFDRPPSRDAVDRFLTDLEHVVNEVFDRLVEQAARRGLLDLTYCIDSTDVRAMPTDPDASKCYDPTDDEYYYGYGCTIVSTGQKIPIAAEFTESKQAPEETAMRVTRDALAVEQPIWMVGDSAYDTLDWHDHLLTAGVVPVAPYNARNTDDPKDIEYRIEDRIEEHSEGVQLKQSILDETYNRRTGVERTNESVKDCGLGRTHARGRVHARSQVFLALCLRLVVAITNYERGDNPGSTIITV, from the coding sequence ATGAGTCCAGCGACCCTGCAAGATGATCCTTCGGTAGAGTCGTTCTTCAATGTCGTGGAGACGGAAACGTTAGCGTTGTTTGAGCACCTCTCCTTCGAGTTTCTCGAAGGGTTCGACGTGTTCGCCCCGGCAAAGACGGGGCGAACACGAGACCACGAACCACCAGAGCTGATGCGTGGCTTTCTCCACTGCTACTACAAGGACATTTACGGCATTCGTCCGGTTGAGCGGGAGCTTCGGAACACGGTTGTTTGGCTGAGCTGTGGCTTCGATCGACCGCCGTCGAGAGACGCGGTCGATCGCTTTCTCACCGACCTCGAACACGTCGTCAACGAGGTCTTTGACCGACTCGTCGAGCAGGCCGCCCGACGCGGCCTGCTCGACTTGACCTACTGTATCGATTCAACCGACGTGAGGGCGATGCCCACCGATCCAGACGCGTCGAAGTGCTACGATCCAACCGACGACGAGTACTACTACGGCTACGGTTGCACGATCGTCTCGACCGGGCAAAAGATCCCGATTGCAGCCGAGTTCACCGAGAGCAAACAAGCACCGGAAGAGACGGCGATGCGCGTCACACGTGACGCGCTCGCCGTTGAGCAACCAATCTGGATGGTTGGTGACAGCGCCTACGACACGCTCGACTGGCACGACCACCTGCTGACCGCAGGGGTCGTGCCAGTCGCTCCGTACAACGCGCGAAACACTGATGACCCGAAAGACATCGAGTACAGGATCGAAGACCGCATCGAGGAACACAGTGAGGGCGTCCAGCTGAAGCAATCAATCCTAGACGAGACGTACAACCGCCGTACTGGCGTCGAACGAACCAACGAATCAGTGAAGGACTGCGGCCTCGGGCGAACGCACGCCCGAGGCCGCGTCCACGCACGATCGCAGGTGTTTCTTGCTCTGTGCCTTCGCCTCGTCGTCGCTATCACCAACTACGAACGCGGAGACAATCCGGGAAGCACGATCATCACGGTGTGA
- a CDS encoding HAD-IIA family hydrolase has protein sequence MIVNQFDVFLLDLDGVVYLGDEALPDAAESVNRLYEMNKEARFLTNDPRPKRQTIASNLRNLGIDAGEDEIITSGWATAHYLSQQGVTTAAVVGSEELQTELQEAGIEITEDNPEAMVVGADRHTSYQDIQRAARHIHRGATFVGTNPDGSFPTPEGPSPGAGAIVQAVEAAAGTTPTIVGKPEPLMFEMALDELADDVQPVVIGDNPATDVLGAHRAGLTGILVAEDEPSAESARDFQQPDATISTLAELFTEPFNTWESPPYSWPDGIHPGVGAVVLNDSDEVLLVKRADRGQWALPTGSVEQCEPVREAIAREVEEETGLRITVEQLTGIYSHPKQQVFAYPSGKAVHFITNCFRCTLEGGTPEAGGDEALEVGFFDVNDLPRKILSMQPQWIADATDVSDAPAIR, from the coding sequence ATGATTGTTAATCAGTTTGACGTATTTTTGCTCGACCTCGACGGCGTAGTTTACTTAGGGGATGAGGCGCTTCCCGATGCAGCTGAATCGGTGAATCGTCTGTACGAGATGAACAAGGAGGCTCGATTCCTGACGAACGACCCACGTCCGAAGCGGCAGACTATTGCAAGCAATCTTCGGAACCTCGGCATTGACGCAGGGGAAGACGAGATTATCACATCGGGCTGGGCGACTGCACATTACCTCTCTCAACAGGGTGTAACCACCGCTGCTGTCGTGGGCAGCGAGGAACTACAAACTGAACTCCAAGAGGCAGGTATCGAAATTACAGAAGACAATCCCGAAGCGATGGTTGTCGGTGCAGATAGACACACCTCGTATCAGGATATTCAACGAGCAGCCAGACACATCCATCGGGGGGCGACGTTTGTGGGGACGAATCCCGACGGGTCGTTCCCAACACCGGAAGGGCCTTCACCCGGTGCCGGTGCCATTGTTCAAGCGGTAGAAGCAGCAGCGGGCACGACTCCGACGATAGTGGGCAAGCCGGAACCTCTCATGTTCGAGATGGCACTCGATGAGTTGGCTGACGATGTCCAACCCGTTGTGATCGGTGATAATCCAGCGACGGATGTTCTCGGTGCCCATCGAGCAGGCCTGACAGGGATTCTAGTAGCCGAAGACGAACCCTCTGCTGAATCTGCTCGCGATTTTCAGCAACCAGACGCAACGATTTCAACGCTTGCAGAGCTGTTTACAGAGCCATTTAATACATGGGAGTCGCCCCCTTACTCGTGGCCGGATGGGATTCATCCCGGCGTTGGGGCTGTCGTACTGAACGATTCGGATGAGGTGCTATTGGTAAAACGCGCTGATAGGGGGCAATGGGCACTGCCGACAGGTTCAGTCGAACAGTGCGAGCCTGTCAGAGAGGCTATCGCACGGGAAGTGGAGGAAGAAACGGGGCTCCGTATCACTGTCGAACAGTTGACCGGCATCTATTCACACCCAAAACAACAGGTGTTTGCATACCCCTCTGGAAAGGCAGTTCACTTTATCACGAATTGCTTCCGGTGTACTCTTGAAGGAGGAACACCCGAAGCCGGAGGAGATGAAGCTCTTGAGGTCGGATTCTTTGACGTGAATGACCTGCCACGAAAAATCCTCTCGATGCAACCGCAGTGGATAGCCGATGCGACTGATGTGAGTGACGCTCCCGCGATCCGATAA
- a CDS encoding ATP-binding protein: protein MESVAYRDQIYEIFADPNTEFETQIKQALTTGTEYLDLSVGFFTRIIDGTQKILYATGDHPLIQPGESCPLDEAYCRRTIEIDSQLAIEDTHASPEISDTAIETFDLGAYIGAKVIVDGEVYGTACFADTEPRDDSFDDAERFFVELVARLGGQAIERRRYEQELTERQERLNEQREIYRTVIDASFDSVFRLNTDGVFTYASEGVRDLLGYSPAELIGQPITITHPDAQTSEWALQNRSQILSGELAEAKDMPLKTKSGDIVYTDIRGVPVYDGSVPEPERSEDDIVGIQILIRDATERRQREGLISVINRVLRHNVRNEMSVIRGWADMLAEDMDGEQATKATVIRAAATRLLDLTESAQQIEENRDISPELEPTDIMPLVDRIVTECETRYSDASITVDAPDKAIAETLPRVEVALFELVDNAAKHGGSPGSIEIDVDVSDLQVICRIRDDGPGLPNTERGVLEKGEETPLVHGQGLGLWLCYWIITTLEGKIEVTEFDRGTTIEVHLPTPSRE, encoded by the coding sequence ATGGAGTCCGTTGCGTATCGAGACCAAATCTACGAGATATTTGCCGATCCGAACACCGAATTTGAGACTCAAATCAAGCAGGCACTCACTACGGGTACTGAATATCTCGACCTCTCTGTGGGATTTTTCACGCGTATTATTGACGGTACGCAGAAAATCCTTTACGCGACTGGAGATCACCCGTTGATCCAGCCCGGCGAGAGCTGTCCGCTCGACGAAGCGTACTGTCGTCGAACCATCGAAATTGATAGCCAACTCGCCATCGAAGACACTCATGCGTCCCCGGAAATCTCCGACACCGCTATTGAGACGTTTGATTTAGGCGCGTACATCGGCGCAAAAGTCATCGTCGATGGTGAGGTGTATGGGACGGCGTGCTTTGCCGATACGGAGCCACGCGACGATTCCTTCGATGACGCAGAACGGTTCTTCGTCGAACTGGTCGCGCGACTCGGTGGGCAAGCCATCGAAAGACGACGATACGAACAAGAACTCACAGAGCGCCAAGAACGGTTGAACGAACAGCGAGAGATATACCGAACCGTCATCGACGCCAGTTTCGACTCCGTCTTTCGCCTCAATACCGACGGAGTATTCACGTATGCGTCTGAAGGCGTCCGGGACCTGTTGGGCTATTCGCCGGCCGAACTGATCGGTCAACCGATAACGATCACCCATCCGGACGCACAGACCAGCGAGTGGGCGTTGCAAAATCGCTCACAGATACTGAGCGGGGAGCTGGCCGAAGCCAAAGATATGCCACTAAAAACGAAATCGGGTGACATCGTCTACACGGATATTCGTGGTGTCCCAGTATACGACGGGAGCGTTCCTGAGCCGGAACGCTCAGAGGACGACATCGTCGGGATACAGATACTGATTCGTGATGCAACGGAACGTCGCCAGCGGGAAGGACTCATCAGCGTGATCAACCGAGTTCTCCGGCACAACGTACGAAACGAGATGTCTGTGATCCGAGGTTGGGCCGATATGCTTGCCGAAGACATGGATGGAGAGCAGGCTACCAAAGCGACGGTTATCAGGGCAGCTGCGACGCGGTTGCTTGACCTGACCGAATCCGCACAGCAAATAGAAGAAAACCGCGATATTTCGCCCGAGTTGGAACCGACGGACATCATGCCGCTGGTTGATCGTATCGTCACTGAGTGTGAAACACGGTACTCGGATGCCTCAATAACTGTTGACGCGCCGGACAAAGCGATTGCGGAGACGCTTCCACGCGTCGAAGTGGCGCTATTCGAACTTGTGGACAACGCCGCGAAGCATGGGGGGAGTCCCGGATCTATCGAAATTGATGTAGATGTATCCGATCTGCAGGTAATCTGTCGAATACGCGATGACGGACCCGGACTTCCGAATACAGAACGGGGTGTATTAGAGAAAGGCGAAGAGACACCACTCGTCCACGGACAGGGGCTTGGACTGTGGCTGTGTTATTGGATCATCACGACGTTAGAGGGGAAGATCGAAGTCACAGAATTCGATCGAGGGACAACAATCGAGGTTCATCTGCCGACACCATCACGGGAGTAG
- a CDS encoding TrmB family transcriptional regulator has translation MPIDIERFEHGSSEDLRSGGRTNAEDILSFLATHQEQAYTPKGIHEATDVARGSVGVVLSRLEDRDFVRHRGEYWAIGDAEDIEKTLSAMATARAATDRLGSEDPDEWGPAVRKLGSRSDALRTG, from the coding sequence ATGCCCATCGACATCGAGCGCTTCGAGCATGGTTCCAGCGAGGACCTCCGCTCGGGTGGCCGGACGAACGCCGAGGACATCCTCTCGTTTCTGGCGACTCACCAAGAGCAAGCTTACACGCCCAAGGGAATTCACGAGGCGACGGATGTCGCTCGTGGGAGCGTCGGCGTCGTTCTGTCACGCTTGGAAGACCGGGACTTCGTGCGGCATCGCGGTGAGTACTGGGCCATCGGCGACGCTGAGGACATCGAGAAGACTCTCAGTGCGATGGCCACAGCCCGTGCAGCGACTGACCGCCTCGGTTCCGAAGACCCCGACGAGTGGGGCCCGGCAGTGAGGAAGTTGGGGAGCAGGAGTGATGCCCTACGAACAGGGTGA
- a CDS encoding ArsR family transcriptional regulator: MYRTRDDNPATLGAITVPNDAWLDGGSDADAYISPWYTMTIKHRDFDRQQGTLAPSLVAEAVTELYRYTPAPNT; encoded by the coding sequence ATGTATCGCACTCGCGATGACAACCCAGCAACACTCGGTGCAATCACTGTTCCAAATGATGCCTGGCTCGATGGTGGCTCGGATGCGGATGCGTACATCTCGCCGTGGTATACGATGACGATCAAGCATCGCGACTTTGACCGGCAGCAGGGAACCCTTGCACCGTCACTCGTCGCCGAAGCCGTGACCGAACTCTATCGATACACACCGGCACCCAACACCTGA